Genomic window (Staphylococcus debuckii):
TATCTAATTTCATATTCGGAATGCCGTACATCAACAAACCGCCTGCTTCGTGCGCACGTTCATAAATGGTCACTTCATACCCCTTTGCATTCAATTCGTCAGCTGCAGTCAATCCTGCAGGACCGCTTCCTATAATAGCTACGCGTTGCTCTAAACGCTGTGCAGGTAGTCTCGGTTGAACCCATCCATTTTCAAATGCTTCATCGATGATAGTACGCTCAATTCCTTTAATCGCGACCGGATCACGATTGATATTCATCACACAAGCTTGTTCGCACGGCGCCGGACACACACGCCCTGTGAAATCCGGAAAGTTATTAGTTTCTGCTAAACGTTCGTAGGCTGCTTTATAATCTTGATGAAAGACCAGATCATTCCACTCTGGTATATAATTTCCAATCGGACAGCCTATTGTATCACGTTCAACCTGTTGGCCTGTCTGGCAAAAAGGCGTTCCGCAATCCATACATCTCGCACCCTGCATGCTGGCATCTTCTTTTGAAAAACACTGTTGAAATGCTGCATGACTCGTTAAGCGTTCTGCTAACGAAAGTTCCGGTAGTGCTTGTCTGTCATACTTCATAAATCCTTTAAATTCCCCCATCTGAAAACACTCCTTCCTTTCCGTTAATAAACAACTGAAAATGGTTCTTCTGTTGCTGTCACTTCAGTGCTTGAATCGTAAAATGCATTTAAAACTGCTTTGTCATTGTCTTCTGCTAAACGTTGATGCATTTCCAACTTATGCATCATGAGCTTGTAATCTTTAGGAATTACTTTTACTACACGGTCAGCAATATTATCAAAATCAGCTAAAACAGCTGCTGCCTTCTTACTTCCTGTATACGTAATATGTTCTTCTAACATGTCACGCAAAATTTGAAATTCTTCTGGATGAGATAACATATCGAAATCCAATGTGTCTAAAGCATGGTAAGCTTTAAATTGTTCTACATCATCTGGGAAGATATAGGCTACACCGCCGCTCATCCCTTGACCAAAGTTATCTCCGACGTTACCTAAGACAACTACGCGGCCTCCTGTCATGTATTCCAATCCATGATTACCAATTCCTTCTACAACTGCATGTACACCGCTGTTTCTAATACAGAAACGCTCTCCGGCATAACCGTTGATAAAGGCTTTGCCGCTGGATGCTCCATAGAAACATACATTTCCGGCAATAATATTTTCTTCACGTTCTGTGTTCGGTGCATTAATAATAATCTTACCGCCTGATAAACCTTTACCAACATAATCATTGGCATCACCCGTGTGATGAATCGTTAATCCAGATGGTGTAAATGCACCGATGCTTTGGCCAGCATGGCCAGTAGTTTCAACATAAATCGTATCTTCGGGTAAACCTTCCGCTCCATGTGCTTGAGTAATTAGACTGCCGGCAGTTACACCTACATCACGCTGCTCGTTGCACAAATGATAATGTCCTCTGAATTTCGTTCCAGCCGAAATGGCCGCTTCTGCGTCTGGAATCAATTCAGTTGCATCAAAGCCTTCTGCTAGGTGATGCTGCTGTTCAATTTCTTTAAAACGCGGTCCTGTTTCTTGATGTAAAAGTGGTATCACATTCAGAGAACGCGCTTTTTCATTATGAACCTCTGCTGAAGGTTCTAATAAATCTGAACGGCCAATCAATTCATCTACTGTTCGTAAACCAAGTTCAGCTAATATTTCACGTAATTCATGTGCGATGAAATGCATGAAATTGACCACGTGATCTGCGCGCCCTGTAAACAGTTTACGCAAATCTTCATTTTGTGTCGCCACGCCGACTGGACAAGTATCTTTGTGGCACACACGCATCATAATACAACCGAGCACAACTAAAGGCGCAGTTGCAAAACCGAATTCTTCAGCCCCTAATGCACAAGCATAAGCAACGTCATGTCCTGTTAAGAGCTTGCCATCTGTTTCTAATCTTACACGTGAACGTAAATTATTCATCATGAGAGTTTGATGCGTTTCTGCTAGACCGATTTCCCAAGGCAGTCCAGCATGTTGAATACTCGTTTTAGGTGAAGCGCCCGTTCCGCCGTCAAAACCACTGATAACAATTTTATCAGCGAAAGCTTTTGCCACACCTGCTGCTATTGTTCCGACACCACTTTTAGAAACTAATTTCACTGCAATATTCGCTTTTGGATTCGCATTTTTCAAATCATGAATCAATTGTGCTAAATCCTCAATTGAATAAATATCGTGATGTGGCGGTGGAGAAATCAAACCGATTCCTGGTGTCGATCCTCGAACTTCAGCAATCCACGGATAAACTTTAGAACCTGGCAACTGTCCGCCTTCCCCTGGTTTAGCGCCTTGTGCAACCTTGATTTGAATTTCAGTTGCATGTTGCAAATAATCACTTGTTACTCCAAAGCGTCCAGATGCCACTTGTTTAATTGAACTTGTAAAATTCTCACCTTCAGGTCCCAATAGATAACGTTCTGGTTCCTCGCCGCCTTCACCGCTGTTACTCTTACCTCCGATTTGATTCATCGCTTCAGCCAAAGTAGAGTGCGCTTCTCTCGAAATAGAGCCGTAGCTCATGGCTCCCGTATTGAAACGATGTACAATCGCTTCAATAGGTTCAACCTCATCGATATTGATAGGATTACGAGATTTAAATTTCATCAACTGGCGAATATGATCTGTACGCTGTTCATTGACACTTCGAGAATATTCTTTAAACATCGCGTAATCATTTTCCCGGCAAGCATGTTGCAACAATCGGATGGTTGTCGGATTGAAGGCATGATATTGCCCTTGTTGACGCCATTGGAAAGTACTGCCTGAGTCTAGATGTTTCTCTTCTCGACTTTGACGCGCTTTATTCTCCTTATCAATCAAATCAATGGTTAAACCTGAA
Coding sequences:
- the gltB gene encoding glutamate synthase large subunit, whose product is MGKKIQNQGLYDSRNEHDACGIGFYANMDNLRSHDIVIQSLEMLRRLDHRGGIGADGMTGDGAGIMTEIPFDYFKKHTDFDLPAEGEYAVGLFFTNTPVEGSTHETVFRAYFESEGLKVLGYRNVPVEVSAVPPHVAETMPYIQQIFIDLNHSADAEKRLYLARKQIEFYGDEQGLELYFTSLSTKTIVYKGWLRSDQIKSLFIDLNHPDYISKLGLVHSRFSTNTFPSWKRAHPNRLLMHNGEINTIRGNINWMRARQKRLIETLFDENDRAKVHEILDVDGSDSSIVDNALEFLSLAMEPEKAAMLLVPEPWQYSKANQSSVRAFYEYYSYLMEPWDGPTMISFCNGDKIGALTDRNGLRPGRYTITKDNHIIFSSEVGVIDVDEADVAFKGRLNPGRLLLVDFDKHEVVNNHILKKEIAGELPYESWLENHKVNINLDLPFKDEAWNQETLQRLQKQFGYTREEIHKYMKELVEGKKDPIGAMGYDAPLAVLNERPESLFNYFKQLFAQVTNPPIDAYREKIVTSELTYLGKEGNLLLPNTEALNRLQLKHPVLTEVQLEEAEAGPFNAQYLSTLYNGSLEDALEDLRNKAVQAVKQGHDILILDDSGLQNEEGYAIPILLAVSYLHQALINEDLRQETSLVAKGGEIREVHHVACLLGYGANAVLPYLAQETVAALVRQGELSGDVASQVKVYTDVLAEGVIKVMAKMGISTVQSYQGAQIFEAVGLSQAVIDKYFTGTQSKLSGLTIDLIDKENKARQSREEKHLDSGSTFQWRQQGQYHAFNPTTIRLLQHACRENDYAMFKEYSRSVNEQRTDHIRQLMKFKSRNPINIDEVEPIEAIVHRFNTGAMSYGSISREAHSTLAEAMNQIGGKSNSGEGGEEPERYLLGPEGENFTSSIKQVASGRFGVTSDYLQHATEIQIKVAQGAKPGEGGQLPGSKVYPWIAEVRGSTPGIGLISPPPHHDIYSIEDLAQLIHDLKNANPKANIAVKLVSKSGVGTIAAGVAKAFADKIVISGFDGGTGASPKTSIQHAGLPWEIGLAETHQTLMMNNLRSRVRLETDGKLLTGHDVAYACALGAEEFGFATAPLVVLGCIMMRVCHKDTCPVGVATQNEDLRKLFTGRADHVVNFMHFIAHELREILAELGLRTVDELIGRSDLLEPSAEVHNEKARSLNVIPLLHQETGPRFKEIEQQHHLAEGFDATELIPDAEAAISAGTKFRGHYHLCNEQRDVGVTAGSLITQAHGAEGLPEDTIYVETTGHAGQSIGAFTPSGLTIHHTGDANDYVGKGLSGGKIIINAPNTEREENIIAGNVCFYGASSGKAFINGYAGERFCIRNSGVHAVVEGIGNHGLEYMTGGRVVVLGNVGDNFGQGMSGGVAYIFPDDVEQFKAYHALDTLDFDMLSHPEEFQILRDMLEEHITYTGSKKAAAVLADFDNIADRVVKVIPKDYKLMMHKLEMHQRLAEDNDKAVLNAFYDSSTEVTATEEPFSVVY